The following are encoded together in the Anaerostipes caccae L1-92 genome:
- a CDS encoding GLUG motif-containing protein, which produces MKEKKSGEVCGFTSRIRIAVQVFTLFMAVILACTYIEIYGAGLVPAYASPAVVKPEEGDGTADHPYKIGTAQELYWFAELVNSEKDKAACAVLTKDIEVNTGDVSGCDGKKEEGWQEWTPIGDFSSGGYEGTFDGQGHTISGLYFNDNEKRAGLFARLIGAEKDAPARVRNVGIVNSYINGEDVGGIAGQAQYAEIDQCFNTSMITSDNKVTCCLGGIVGESFDTYIHNCFNTGTVIGKNAMFSSVAGICGYSMSSSGKLNNCYYQAEKIDRAYNTGNQPIVTKTEGVSAEAFAAGKVTYLLNANDEAASDVWVQNVDNGNTPYGKIPEFKNASKAAAVYQVTAYNCDKTAPLKGVDAYSNNAAEHVATHIYNSSTGICSGCGKNHKEIAGSHSYDINHKCTVCGYVCPHTYDAEAQDGICIECGYGHEHEVTDFNEEHVCGVCGYFCKDHKYNKGTCSTCGYEHPEHTYEKGACMVCGFEHQEHQFEEGVCIICGYNCPHKYADGFCTICGVACTDHHYVNGFCNVCKGCESATDTDNDGILEIDNSGKLYWFAEQVNAGSSGMKAELTRDIVVNPNILKEDGSLVDGANDLRKWTPIGTKEKNYTGEFDGNGHTISGLYCTFRSDYSGLFGYISNATIKNIGVKDSWFYGKYYTGSICAYSTNNSLIGKCFNDGSTVIGTYGYIGGISGYSSQTDIRNCYNTGDISATESLGCNVGGICGGFSHYDSGSVENCSNTGKVSFAKITGVPKYYIGGICGFTYNQDFKNCYYLDDEESDELEGTTHKTREQFSSGEVTWLLDTSDGTVNHTNGWKQNLETKEPGFDKQGLLIYRLSYQKEDDPKRYIEYFDDSYDLKPLNLSGDWVYEGDTLDQKNKDGDSYIDLTATIYSDLTIKQLVPIRIKSDLPTDIAGTYPREFSTIYLCDYVENLENVGGIKSCEVTEGTVPPGLKLSESREDVGKIMGFCDEAGTYPVTFTLTGKYDQKKELKLVFKIAKAEGELKFKNYYQNHTYDGGPLEEPTNDNAETFTNREGEFSRRWFSGYNDGKIEGLEELQSAPKDVGIYTVQITKGETKNRKAVSATMKIEIKQAYIHHFLEELEITPYKGVYDGKSHDAVKIAGVSDDMKVQYSLNDSAFSEEMPQLTDKGSYKIAIQISGDNFYNKYIYYDKDRNPWISAGITEKELTSEMVQEIPGQIYTGNPITLEDDLSIIDEDHKLILGKDYEITGYSENTFAGSAAWVEIQGKNNYTGIVTQPFTIVKADRAPNIPDEEITVDYEVESVSEVDLPEDWEWTEESFDKELHVGETTATAEYMGEDKGNYKVESVEIQITRQECPHEHTELVHKSKPTYTEDGYTGDIQCIICNEIIEYGEVIPRLDPTDISGANVYGIHDLVYTGKAQTLHLEVVIKGETLKREQDYTIDYEDNTKVGKATVRITGTNGYTGTIIKSFLITKAEKAPNMPAGFLNVSYSNETVSDILLPEDWEWKESDKRKELIAGETVTAAAEYVGTDKDCYESTNVMMRITRLACAHKNTEVTGKTEASYAAEGYSGDVYCKICGRIVEKGRSIERLKPRSIAGASVYGIRTLNYTGKPQTLPIKVIVSGKTLSRDIDYTLSYKNNTKIGTAEVWIKGKNMYSGSIIKKFKISALKGRIYSVGSMKYQVISSAGTVKLIGSSRSKTSLKTLTISSSVKIGGKNFRITAIGDKAFKGYKKLKKVTVGNNIVSIGKESFSGCKSLKYIYIKTAKLKTMGKNAIKSINKKSVIKVPRKQLKKYKKLMKSRTGFKKTMKIRK; this is translated from the coding sequence ATGAAAGAAAAAAAGTCAGGAGAAGTGTGTGGATTTACAAGCCGTATAAGAATTGCTGTACAAGTTTTTACGTTGTTTATGGCAGTGATATTAGCCTGTACATACATAGAGATTTATGGTGCAGGATTGGTGCCTGCCTACGCGTCACCGGCAGTTGTTAAACCTGAAGAGGGAGATGGTACTGCCGATCATCCCTATAAGATTGGTACAGCCCAAGAACTCTATTGGTTTGCAGAACTGGTAAACAGTGAAAAGGATAAGGCTGCTTGTGCTGTATTAACAAAAGACATCGAAGTAAATACGGGGGATGTCAGCGGATGTGATGGAAAGAAAGAAGAAGGATGGCAGGAATGGACTCCTATAGGAGACTTTTCGTCTGGAGGATATGAAGGCACATTTGATGGACAGGGACACACGATAAGCGGGCTCTATTTCAATGACAATGAAAAAAGGGCAGGATTATTTGCACGATTAATCGGAGCAGAAAAAGATGCTCCTGCCCGTGTAAGAAATGTTGGTATTGTAAATTCCTATATAAACGGGGAAGATGTAGGTGGAATTGCAGGACAAGCCCAGTATGCAGAGATAGACCAGTGCTTTAATACTTCCATGATTACGAGTGATAATAAAGTCACCTGTTGTCTGGGCGGCATTGTAGGAGAAAGTTTTGACACATATATTCATAATTGTTTTAATACTGGGACTGTAATAGGAAAGAATGCTATGTTTAGTTCGGTGGCAGGCATTTGCGGGTATAGTATGTCTTCGTCAGGCAAACTAAATAACTGCTATTATCAGGCAGAGAAGATTGACAGGGCTTACAATACAGGCAATCAACCCATTGTGACAAAGACTGAAGGAGTATCAGCCGAGGCATTCGCAGCAGGAAAAGTTACCTACCTTTTGAATGCCAACGATGAGGCAGCTTCAGATGTATGGGTCCAGAATGTTGACAATGGAAACACTCCTTATGGGAAAATACCGGAATTTAAAAATGCCAGCAAGGCTGCTGCTGTTTATCAGGTAACCGCATATAATTGTGACAAGACGGCGCCTTTGAAAGGAGTCGATGCTTACAGCAATAATGCGGCGGAACATGTGGCTACTCATATTTATAACAGCAGCACGGGAATATGCAGCGGATGCGGAAAAAATCATAAAGAGATTGCGGGATCCCATTCATATGATATCAATCATAAGTGTACGGTATGTGGATATGTTTGTCCTCACACTTATGACGCAGAAGCTCAAGATGGTATTTGCATAGAGTGCGGGTATGGACATGAACATGAAGTGACCGATTTTAATGAGGAACATGTCTGCGGAGTCTGTGGATATTTTTGCAAAGATCATAAGTATAATAAAGGCACCTGTTCTACGTGTGGATATGAACATCCGGAACATACCTACGAAAAAGGAGCCTGTATGGTCTGTGGGTTTGAACATCAGGAGCATCAGTTTGAGGAGGGTGTCTGTATAATCTGCGGATACAATTGTCCGCACAAATATGCTGATGGATTTTGTACAATTTGTGGTGTGGCATGTACAGACCATCATTATGTGAATGGTTTCTGTAATGTCTGTAAAGGATGTGAGTCAGCAACAGACACTGATAATGACGGAATACTTGAGATTGATAACTCGGGAAAACTGTATTGGTTTGCGGAGCAGGTGAATGCAGGAAGTTCAGGTATGAAGGCTGAGTTGACGAGAGATATTGTTGTCAACCCAAATATCCTAAAGGAAGATGGTTCTCTGGTTGATGGCGCAAATGATCTGCGGAAATGGACTCCAATCGGTACGAAGGAGAAAAACTATACAGGAGAATTCGACGGAAACGGGCATACAATTTCCGGATTATATTGTACCTTCAGATCGGACTATTCCGGATTATTTGGATATATTTCAAACGCGACAATAAAAAATATAGGAGTAAAAGATTCTTGGTTTTATGGAAAATATTACACAGGAAGTATTTGTGCATATAGTACTAATAATTCTTTGATTGGAAAGTGTTTTAACGATGGAAGCACTGTAATCGGCACATATGGGTATATTGGAGGAATCAGCGGCTATTCAAGTCAGACGGATATACGGAATTGTTATAATACAGGAGACATCTCAGCTACAGAGTCTCTTGGATGTAATGTGGGAGGTATCTGCGGAGGGTTCAGCCATTACGATAGCGGTTCTGTTGAGAATTGTTCCAATACCGGAAAAGTTTCATTTGCTAAAATAACTGGAGTACCGAAATATTATATTGGGGGTATTTGCGGATTTACTTATAATCAAGATTTCAAAAATTGTTATTATCTCGATGATGAAGAATCGGATGAACTTGAGGGAACAACACATAAGACCAGAGAACAGTTTTCATCAGGAGAAGTCACATGGCTTCTAGACACATCGGATGGAACTGTAAATCATACAAATGGCTGGAAACAAAACTTAGAGACGAAAGAACCAGGGTTTGATAAACAAGGCTTGTTAATATACCGTTTATCTTATCAGAAAGAGGATGATCCCAAGAGATACATAGAATATTTTGATGACTCATATGATCTGAAACCATTAAATTTATCAGGTGATTGGGTATATGAAGGTGATACTCTAGATCAGAAAAACAAAGACGGAGATTCATACATTGATCTAACGGCAACAATCTATTCTGACCTCACAATAAAGCAGCTGGTTCCTATTCGTATTAAGTCTGATCTGCCGACAGATATTGCAGGAACTTATCCCAGAGAGTTTTCAACAATTTATCTGTGTGATTATGTAGAAAATCTTGAAAATGTAGGGGGTATTAAATCCTGTGAGGTTACAGAGGGGACGGTTCCTCCTGGTTTAAAATTGTCAGAAAGCAGGGAAGACGTAGGGAAGATCATGGGCTTTTGTGATGAGGCCGGTACGTATCCTGTTACCTTTACACTGACAGGAAAATATGATCAAAAAAAAGAACTAAAGCTGGTTTTTAAAATTGCAAAGGCAGAAGGCGAGCTTAAGTTTAAAAATTATTATCAAAATCATACTTATGATGGGGGGCCTCTTGAAGAACCAACAAACGATAATGCGGAAACTTTCACGAACAGGGAAGGGGAGTTTTCGCGTAGATGGTTTTCAGGTTATAATGACGGGAAGATCGAAGGACTGGAAGAATTACAAAGTGCGCCTAAAGATGTAGGAATTTATACAGTGCAGATAACAAAAGGAGAGACAAAAAATCGCAAAGCAGTTTCTGCAACGATGAAAATAGAAATTAAGCAGGCATATATCCATCATTTTCTGGAAGAACTTGAAATAACGCCATATAAAGGGGTATACGATGGAAAATCGCATGATGCAGTAAAAATAGCCGGCGTGTCTGACGATATGAAAGTCCAATATAGCTTAAATGATTCAGCGTTTAGTGAAGAAATGCCTCAACTTACTGATAAAGGTTCTTATAAAATCGCAATACAAATTTCAGGAGATAATTTTTATAACAAATATATTTATTATGATAAAGATAGAAATCCATGGATTTCTGCAGGGATCACGGAAAAAGAATTGACTTCTGAAATGGTACAGGAGATTCCTGGCCAGATTTATACGGGAAATCCAATTACACTGGAAGATGATTTATCTATAATAGATGAAGACCATAAACTCATTTTAGGGAAGGATTATGAGATAACAGGATATTCTGAGAATACATTTGCTGGCTCTGCTGCCTGGGTAGAGATTCAGGGAAAGAATAATTATACTGGCATTGTAACCCAGCCTTTCACGATAGTAAAGGCAGACAGAGCACCAAATATCCCGGATGAAGAGATAACAGTGGATTATGAAGTTGAATCTGTGTCTGAGGTTGACCTGCCGGAAGATTGGGAATGGACGGAAGAATCTTTTGATAAAGAACTTCATGTCGGTGAAACGACTGCGACAGCAGAATACATGGGAGAAGATAAAGGAAACTATAAAGTTGAATCTGTCGAGATTCAGATTACAAGGCAGGAATGTCCTCACGAGCATACAGAGTTGGTGCATAAGAGTAAACCTACTTATACAGAAGACGGGTATACAGGAGATATTCAGTGTATCATTTGTAACGAGATCATTGAGTATGGGGAAGTGATTCCAAGACTGGACCCGACGGATATTAGCGGTGCTAATGTATATGGTATACACGATTTAGTTTATACAGGGAAAGCACAGACCCTTCATCTGGAAGTAGTTATAAAGGGGGAAACCTTAAAGAGAGAACAGGACTATACCATTGATTATGAGGACAATACAAAAGTAGGAAAAGCAACTGTGAGAATCACAGGAACCAATGGATACACGGGAACAATTATAAAAAGTTTTTTGATTACAAAAGCGGAGAAAGCACCCAATATGCCTGCCGGGTTCCTGAATGTGAGTTACAGCAATGAAACGGTGTCTGATATTTTGCTGCCGGAAGATTGGGAATGGAAGGAGTCGGATAAGAGAAAAGAACTCATAGCCGGGGAGACAGTTACCGCTGCAGCAGAATATGTGGGAACTGATAAAGACTGTTATGAATCCACCAATGTAATGATGCGTATTACGAGGCTTGCATGTGCCCATAAAAATACGGAAGTAACAGGCAAAACAGAAGCAAGCTATGCGGCAGAAGGATATAGCGGAGATGTTTATTGTAAGATATGCGGAAGAATTGTGGAAAAGGGGAGGAGCATTGAAAGACTGAAACCAAGAAGTATTGCCGGAGCATCTGTATATGGTATCAGGACATTAAACTATACAGGGAAACCACAGACTTTACCCATAAAAGTGATTGTTTCAGGAAAAACTTTATCCAGGGATATTGATTATACGTTGAGCTACAAAAATAATACTAAGATTGGGACGGCAGAGGTATGGATTAAGGGCAAAAACATGTATTCCGGAAGTATCATAAAAAAATTTAAGATATCCGCACTAAAAGGTAGGATTTACTCTGTAGGAAGCATGAAATATCAGGTTATAAGTTCGGCGGGAACAGTTAAATTGATTGGCAGTTCGAGATCTAAAACATCCTTAAAAACGCTTACAATTTCGAGCAGTGTTAAAATTGGCGGAAAGAATTTTCGTATTACAGCCATTGGGGACAAAGCGTTTAAAGGATATAAAAAGCTTAAGAAAGTTACTGTTGGAAACAATATAGTGTCAATTGGAAAAGAAAGTTTCAGCGGATGTAAAAGCTTAAAGTATATTTATATTAAAACTGCTAAGCTTAAAACCATGGGGAAAAACGCCATAAAAAGTATAAATAAAAAGTCTGTTATAAAGGTTCCGCGAAAACAGTTGAAGAAGTACAAAAAGCTGATGAAAAGCAGAACCGGTTTTAAGAAGACAATGAAAATAAGAAAATAA
- a CDS encoding Ig-like domain-containing protein → MKVKKILLMFMGFMMGLSLSLSPAVIHADSDDPKPTSIRKLNYKKRTVRVGQKFELKAYARPYDYDDDQLIWSTGNKKIVKIISKDRRDDDITLKAMKTGKVKITCRIRGTKKKKTCTITVKKKAKKKYIKPTKIKLEDKRMDVDVNDTEDIDYKVYPKKATNKKVTFRSGNKRIATVNSRGDVRGVRPGRTKITLTCKANPKVKAYVYVIVEYDD, encoded by the coding sequence ATGAAAGTCAAAAAAATCTTGTTAATGTTCATGGGATTCATGATGGGACTTTCCCTTTCCCTGTCCCCTGCAGTAATTCATGCAGACAGCGACGACCCGAAACCCACTTCTATCCGAAAACTCAACTATAAAAAGAGGACTGTCAGAGTCGGGCAGAAGTTTGAATTGAAGGCTTATGCAAGGCCATATGATTACGATGACGACCAGCTCATCTGGTCTACCGGCAACAAAAAAATCGTAAAAATCATCAGCAAAGACCGCAGAGACGATGATATTACATTAAAAGCCATGAAAACCGGAAAAGTAAAGATTACCTGCCGCATCCGGGGAACAAAGAAAAAGAAAACCTGCACCATAACGGTAAAGAAAAAAGCGAAAAAGAAATACATAAAACCAACAAAGATCAAACTGGAAGATAAACGGATGGATGTAGACGTAAATGATACAGAGGATATTGATTATAAGGTATATCCAAAAAAAGCTACAAACAAAAAAGTAACCTTCCGTTCCGGCAATAAAAGAATAGCAACCGTAAACTCCCGCGGTGATGTGAGAGGAGTCCGTCCGGGCAGAACAAAGATTACACTGACATGTAAAGCTAATCCAAAGGTAAAAGCTTACGTATATGTAATTGTAGAATATGACGATTAA
- a CDS encoding Ig-like domain-containing protein, with amino-acid sequence MKIKKLLPAVLAALLSLTVIISPLSIHADEDDPKPTSIRRLNYSKKTLRVGQKFELEAYARPSDYDDDQLIWSTSNKKIVKIVSRDRRDDDITVKAVKTGKVKITCRIRGTKKKKTCTITVKKKAKKKYTKPTRIWVEDRYTDVDVHDWEDIEYKVYPRTATNKKVTFSSSNKKVATVNSKGYIYGKKPGRATITLTCKDNPKVKAYVHVYVEWDDDDDYDDYD; translated from the coding sequence ATGAAAATTAAAAAATTACTGCCTGCTGTACTGGCAGCATTGTTAAGTCTGACGGTCATTATATCACCGCTCAGCATCCATGCCGACGAAGATGATCCAAAACCGACCTCTATAAGAAGGCTGAATTACTCTAAGAAGACCCTGCGGGTAGGACAAAAATTTGAGCTGGAAGCCTACGCGCGCCCTTCTGACTACGACGATGACCAGCTGATCTGGTCTACCAGCAACAAAAAAATTGTGAAGATCGTAAGCAGAGACCGCAGAGATGATGACATCACTGTAAAAGCAGTGAAAACTGGAAAAGTTAAAATCACCTGCCGTATCCGTGGTACAAAGAAGAAAAAGACATGTACGATCACGGTAAAGAAAAAAGCAAAAAAGAAGTATACAAAGCCAACCAGAATCTGGGTGGAAGACCGCTACACCGATGTAGATGTTCATGATTGGGAAGACATCGAATACAAGGTTTATCCCCGGACTGCCACAAACAAGAAGGTAACGTTTTCTTCCAGCAACAAAAAAGTTGCGACTGTCAATTCCAAAGGTTATATCTATGGCAAAAAACCTGGCAGAGCAACCATCACGCTGACTTGCAAAGATAATCCGAAGGTAAAAGCCTACGTCCACGTTTATGTGGAATGGGACGACGATGATGATTATGACGATTACGACTGA
- a CDS encoding YdeI/OmpD-associated family protein: MRNEDIPIGFTMELAQHENALSAFSSLTSDQQRQVIDGAKQMKTRQEMRNYVENQFK, encoded by the coding sequence ATGAGAAATGAAGATATTCCAATCGGATTTACCATGGAACTGGCACAGCACGAAAATGCCCTGTCTGCATTTTCTTCGCTGACTTCTGACCAACAGCGTCAGGTCATCGACGGTGCCAAACAGATGAAGACCCGGCAGGAAATGCGGAATTATGTTGAAAACCAATTCAAATAA
- a CDS encoding zinc ribbon domain-containing protein, translating into MICQNCGKENREDALYCEWCGVKLEVPNEKDQQFRLFLSRKERNSGIFWSVVTLFYAWLALSYWFVWFGAIYNVVVIILRFVQAEKVKNPSVDLVQSYQNKKKLLIVTLIVNVLIGWFPVALAGYWNDKTKINYVMKNPEFVKQ; encoded by the coding sequence ATGATTTGTCAGAATTGTGGTAAAGAGAACAGGGAGGATGCTCTGTACTGTGAATGGTGCGGCGTAAAGCTGGAGGTTCCAAATGAAAAGGATCAGCAGTTTCGTTTGTTTCTGAGCAGGAAAGAGCGGAATTCCGGTATCTTCTGGAGTGTTGTAACACTTTTCTATGCATGGTTAGCATTAAGTTATTGGTTTGTCTGGTTTGGAGCCATTTATAATGTAGTCGTTATTATTTTAAGGTTTGTGCAGGCGGAAAAAGTAAAAAATCCATCTGTAGATCTGGTGCAGTCTTATCAGAATAAGAAGAAACTTCTTATCGTAACGCTCATTGTAAATGTATTAATTGGTTGGTTTCCGGTGGCTCTCGCAGGTTATTGGAACGATAAGACCAAGATAAACTATGTGATGAAAAATCCTGAGTTTGTAAAACAGTGA
- a CDS encoding N-acetylmuramoyl-L-alanine amidase: MAVYNISAGHNPSGKVACGAVGLLDESRENRLVVKEIISLLRSAGHKVYDCTCSNGKSQGDVLKKIVAKCNKREVSLDVSIHFNSGRNDCSGDGKIAGAEVWCTASSGIKKRAAEKILKNMKKLGFTNRGIKTTGGLYYLNHTINKAILVEVCFVDDKDDCELYKKAGYKEVARAIAEGIAGEEIKQGKTSKYTAVKKTSSKEAVRWLQGKLNQCYTGTLPKLAEDGIWGPKTQEMLEAYWEQLNWRKGSYAGGKTCKALYKNRKK; this comes from the coding sequence ATGGCAGTTTACAATATCAGTGCCGGGCATAATCCGTCCGGGAAGGTGGCCTGCGGTGCAGTCGGACTTTTAGATGAGTCAAGAGAAAACAGGCTGGTTGTTAAAGAAATCATCAGTCTGTTGAGATCTGCCGGGCATAAAGTATACGATTGTACTTGCAGCAACGGAAAGAGCCAGGGAGATGTTCTGAAAAAGATTGTTGCCAAATGTAATAAAAGAGAAGTTTCACTGGATGTCTCTATTCACTTTAATTCAGGGAGAAACGACTGTTCCGGCGACGGGAAAATCGCCGGTGCAGAGGTCTGGTGTACGGCATCCTCCGGAATCAAAAAGCGTGCAGCAGAAAAAATTTTAAAAAATATGAAAAAACTTGGTTTTACAAACAGAGGAATCAAGACAACAGGCGGACTTTATTACCTAAATCATACAATTAATAAAGCAATTTTGGTGGAAGTTTGTTTTGTGGACGACAAAGACGATTGCGAACTGTACAAAAAAGCTGGGTACAAAGAAGTGGCCAGGGCGATCGCTGAAGGAATTGCAGGGGAAGAAATAAAGCAGGGGAAAACTAGTAAATATACTGCCGTGAAAAAAACTTCGTCAAAAGAGGCGGTCCGCTGGCTTCAGGGAAAGCTGAATCAATGCTATACAGGGACACTCCCAAAACTCGCAGAGGACGGTATTTGGGGTCCGAAAACTCAGGAAATGCTGGAAGCATACTGGGAACAGCTGAATTGGAGAAAAGGAAGTTATGCAGGCGGAAAAACCTGTAAAGCACTGTATAAAAACAGGAAAAAATGA
- a CDS encoding phage holin family protein — protein sequence MDLSFITEYYMPMVLTASLIIGYVVKKSLDFIPNKYIPLILAVSGAVLGCIVNKTVALEPVVYGAFSGLASTGLHQAFTRLVEGE from the coding sequence ATGGATTTGAGCTTTATTACGGAATATTATATGCCGATGGTCCTGACAGCATCTTTGATCATTGGTTATGTGGTGAAAAAATCGCTGGATTTTATTCCTAACAAGTACATACCATTGATTCTTGCCGTCAGCGGTGCGGTGCTTGGCTGTATCGTAAACAAGACGGTTGCACTGGAGCCTGTGGTTTATGGAGCATTTTCCGGACTTGCCAGTACAGGGCTTCACCAGGCATTTACGAGATTAGTGGAGGGGGAATAA
- a CDS encoding phage baseplate protein: protein MNIWKSAVITKKGQALQDKLIAGQTLQFTKVQTGTGEAVITQLEDQTDLIGPNQLITFQQIEEIDGHIDISVLLENTKLVKGYELWQVGIFAQDPDEGEILYCLAQASEAKKIPAASENPGFSVTWKFHLKNSGKAETDISITPAGLVDFRHFDERKNEVNQRFQDVETKMGSLDNLKTSEKQSLVLAVNELKTGVDRLNQTFLEKTYPIGSVYTSVRYQNPSQLFGGVWQEFAKGQVLVGVNTTDPLFNTVEKSGGSKNSVVVAHNHSVNGLSVSPVGDHTHTINSAGNHRHGVYADVDCITSATGARDLACPEKNKDTLWESATPYAGNHSHSMSGKGGHNHTVPAHSTNSSGGDGTNKNLQPYLTVYYWKRTG from the coding sequence GTGAATATATGGAAGTCAGCAGTTATTACAAAAAAAGGGCAGGCTCTGCAGGATAAGCTGATTGCAGGGCAGACATTACAATTTACAAAAGTACAGACCGGGACTGGAGAAGCAGTCATTACTCAGCTTGAAGACCAGACTGATCTGATCGGTCCCAATCAGCTTATTACATTTCAGCAGATAGAAGAAATAGACGGACATATCGACATTTCTGTGCTGTTGGAAAATACCAAGCTAGTGAAAGGATATGAACTCTGGCAGGTCGGAATTTTTGCTCAGGATCCGGATGAAGGAGAAATTTTATATTGTCTGGCACAGGCATCAGAGGCAAAGAAGATTCCTGCGGCATCGGAGAATCCAGGGTTTTCGGTTACATGGAAATTTCATTTAAAGAATTCCGGTAAAGCAGAAACGGATATTTCGATAACTCCTGCCGGATTGGTCGATTTCCGGCATTTTGATGAGAGAAAGAACGAAGTAAATCAAAGATTTCAGGATGTAGAGACAAAAATGGGAAGTCTGGACAACTTAAAGACCAGTGAAAAACAGAGTCTTGTCTTAGCAGTCAATGAACTGAAAACAGGAGTGGACCGCTTAAACCAAACATTTCTCGAAAAAACATATCCTATCGGAAGTGTTTATACATCTGTTAGATATCAAAATCCTTCCCAGCTTTTTGGAGGTGTCTGGCAGGAATTTGCCAAAGGGCAGGTATTAGTAGGAGTAAACACCACAGATCCGTTATTTAATACCGTAGAAAAATCGGGCGGAAGCAAAAACTCTGTAGTAGTTGCACATAACCACAGTGTAAATGGATTGTCAGTCAGTCCTGTAGGAGACCATACACATACAATTAATAGTGCAGGAAACCACAGACACGGAGTATATGCTGATGTTGACTGTATCACTTCAGCCACAGGGGCCAGGGATCTGGCCTGCCCCGAAAAAAATAAGGATACCCTATGGGAATCCGCAACACCGTATGCAGGAAATCATTCACATTCTATGTCTGGTAAAGGAGGACATAATCATACGGTACCAGCCCATTCCACAAACAGCAGCGGTGGAGACGGCACAAACAAAAATCTGCAGCCATATTTAACAGTATATTATTGGAAAAGAACAGGGTGA
- a CDS encoding putative phage tail protein: protein MAVHTKLMEEVLTSEEAQKIIDFVSPVYGNSYVALKLFQSIGLALDEINSFPDDFIDQIMIQTATWSLDYWEEQYRLYPEPGWSIEQRRKNLLENLGHRFNNPKKIENVLEVLTGHNVQIEENIEKNKFQVFVMGYVRDLKPVTDFVDKVKPAHLSYKIKMSELIEADVWIYTGICLSEHEFYRIEVE from the coding sequence ATGGCAGTACATACAAAATTGATGGAAGAAGTTCTGACCAGTGAAGAAGCTCAGAAAATCATTGATTTTGTCAGCCCCGTTTACGGGAATTCCTATGTCGCTCTTAAACTTTTTCAGAGCATCGGGCTGGCATTAGATGAGATCAACAGTTTTCCGGATGATTTTATAGATCAGATCATGATACAGACTGCAACATGGTCTCTGGATTACTGGGAAGAACAGTACAGACTTTATCCGGAACCCGGATGGAGCATAGAACAGCGCAGAAAAAATCTGCTGGAAAATTTGGGACACCGGTTTAACAATCCCAAAAAAATTGAAAATGTACTTGAAGTATTGACAGGACATAATGTTCAGATTGAAGAGAATATCGAGAAAAACAAATTTCAGGTGTTTGTCATGGGATATGTCAGAGATCTGAAGCCTGTCACGGACTTTGTGGATAAAGTAAAACCGGCGCATCTTAGCTATAAAATCAAGATGTCAGAATTAATTGAGGCAGATGTGTGGATTTATACTGGAATCTGCCTTTCTGAACATGAATTTTACAGAATCGAGGTGGAATAA